The following are encoded in a window of Cyprinus carpio isolate SPL01 chromosome B18, ASM1834038v1, whole genome shotgun sequence genomic DNA:
- the LOC109109699 gene encoding extracellular calcium-sensing receptor-like, whose protein sequence is MWLTLYFSLYISFNCISADSVLRSGTCLLQGRFKLNGMYKDGDFILGGLFHVHFFTVFPDLSFRMEPERPYCEKFNMEGFQHAQTMAFAIDEINKNPNLLPNITLGYHLYDNCVMLGMAFRAAMSLSSGTEESFPNLNCTGPPPVIGIVGDASSTPSIAISSVMGLFRVPIVSHYATCSCLSDRKKYPSFFRTIPSDAFQVRAMVQILRHFEWTWVGLLYSDDDYGIYAAQLFQQEMQLFGHCVAFSEILPNDHNPRDIQRIIGLIQASTARVVVVFALSSYLLPLMDEVVLQNMTGRQWIASEAWATSLEYHTPRFLPFLGGTLGIAIRRGEIQGLHDFLLHLHPSNDPRNNMLKIFWENMFGCSFESGDRKSDGEHLKKVCTGKEDLSNTHTTYTDVSGLRASYNVYKAVYALAHALHDLMQCEEGRGPFSGNKCADIINLKPWQLVHYLQKVNFTTGFGDNVSFDKNGDALAIYDVLNWQPSSDGSIAVHRVGVVNEGVATGMVLTLDKDAIYWNFETKKAPRSVCSESCLPGTRRATRKGLPVCCFDCLPCGDGDISNTTDAIECTVCPEDFWSNPDKDQCVPKEVEFLSYEEPLGISLTSASLLGACFCALVMVIFAFHRNTPIVRANNSELSVLLLLSLKLCFLCVLLFIGRPVLWTCQLRHAVFGISFVLCVSSILVKTMVVIAVFKSSRPEGKGAMKWFGAIQQRFTVLVLTALQVVICAVWLSTASPTPHKNNQDTRSKIVYECAIGSVAGFSLLLGYIGLLAAISFLLAFLARNLPDNFNEAKFITFSMLIFCAVWIAFVPAYVSSPGKYAVAVEIFAILASSFGLLVAIFAPKCYIILLHPERNTKNAIMGRETQKK, encoded by the exons AGATTTTATACTTGGAGGCCTGTTTCATGTTCACTTTTTCACAGTGTTTCCAGATCTAAGCTTCAGAATGGAACCAGAACGACCATACTGTGAAAA attTAATATGGAAGGCTTTCAGCATGCACAGACCATGGCTTTTGCAATAGATGAGATTAATAAGAATCCCAACCTACTGCCTAACATCACTCTTGGTTACCATCTTTATGACAACTGTGTGATGCTAGGAATGGCGTTCAGGGCTGCCATGTCCCTAAGTAGTGGAACAGAGGAGTCCTTCCCCAACCTCAACTGCACTGGCCCTCCTCCGGTGATTGGTATTGTGGGGGATGCAAGTTCAACTCCTTCCATTGCAATTTCCAGTGTTATGGGGTTGTTCCGAGTACCTATA GTTAGTCACTATGCCACCTGCTCCTGTTTGAGTGACAGGAAAAAGTACCCCTCTTTCTTCAGAACAATCCCCAGTGATGCCTTCCAGGTGCGGGCTATGGTTCAGATCTTAAGGCATTTTGAATGGACCTGGGTTGGTCTCCTCTACAGTGATGATGACTACGGTATCTATGCTGCTCAGTTGTTCCAGCAGGAAATGCAGCTGTTTGGACATTGTGTTGCCTTTTCTGAAATCCTGCCCAATGATCACAACCCTAGAGATATTCAGCGTATAATAGGGTTGATTCAGGCCTCTACAGCTAGAGTGGTGGTTGTTTTTGCCCTTTCATCCTATCTGCTGCCTTTGATGGATGAGGTGGTGTTGCAGAACATGACAGGAAGGCAGTGGATTGCAAGTGAAGCTTGGGCCACATCTCTTGAATATCACACACCACGTTTCCTGCCCTTCCTTGGGGGCACACTGGGCATTGCTATTAGGCGTGGAGAAATTCAGGGGCTTCATGACTTCTTGCTACATCTTCATCCCAGCAATGATCCGAGAAATAATATGTTGAAAATATTCTGGGAGAACATGTTTGGGTGCAGTTTTGAATCAGGGGATAGAAAGTCAGATGGAGAGCATTTGAAAAAGGTGTGTACAGGAAAGGAGGatctgagcaacacacacacaacatacactgATGTTTCTGGTTTGAGGGCATCGTATAATGTCTATAAGGCAGTTTATGCCCTGGCACATGCACTTCATGACCTGATGCAGTGTGAGGAGGGGAGAGGACCATTCAGTGGGAACAAATGTGCTGACATAATTAACCTGAAACCTTGGCAG TTGGTTCACTACCTACAGAAAGTCAACTTCACCACAGGCTTTGGGGATAATGTGTCATTTGATAAGAATGGAGATGCTCTGGCCATTTATGATGTACTGAATTGGCAGCCAAGCTCCGATGGGTCAATAGCAGTCCACAGGGTTGGTGTAGTAAATGAAGGGGTGGCAACAGGGATGGTGCTCACACTGGATAAGGATGCAATATACTGgaactttgaaacaaaaaaag CCCCACGGTCTGTGTGCAGTGAGAGCTGCCTCCCAGGCACCAGACGAGCCACAAGGAAGGGCcttcctgtctgctgttttgaCTGCCTACCATGTGGAGATGGAGACATTTCTAATACTACAG ATGCTATTGAGTGCACAGTGTGTCCAGAAGACTTCTGGTCAAATCCGGATAAGGATCAGTGTGTCCCCAAAGAAGTAGAGTTTTTATCCTATGAGGAACCTCTAGGAATCTCTCTGACAAGTGCCTCCCTGCTTGGTGCCTGCTTCTGTGCTCTTGTGATGGTCATTTTCGCTTTTCATCGTAACACTCCCATAGTGCGTGCCAACAATTCAGAGCTCAGCGTCCTACTGCTGTTGTCACTCAAACTGTGTTTCCTTTGTGTGCTGCTGTTCATTGGACGGCCAGTGTTGTGGACGTGTCAGTTAAGACATGCTGTATTTGGCATAAGCTTTGTCCTGTGTGTTTCCAGCATCCTGGTCAAGACTATGGTGGTTATAGCTGTGTTCAAGTCATCTCGGCCAGAGGGCAAAGGCGCTATGAAATGGTTTGGAGCAATTCAACAAAGATTCACAGTTCTGGTCCTAACAGCTCTTCAGGTTGTGATATGTGCAGTCTGGCTATCAACTGCCTCTCCAACACCCCATAAAAACAACCAGGATACCCGCTCTAAAATAGTATATGAATGTGCTATAGGCTCAGTGGCTGGTTTTTCTCTGCTGCTGGGATACATTGGACTATTGGCTGCAATAAGCTTTCTGTTAGCCTTCCTGGCAAGAAATCTACCAGATAATTTTAATGAAGCAAAGTTTATCACTTTTAGCATGTTGATCTTCTGTGCTGTGTGGATTGCTTTTGTTCCAGCATATGTGAGCTCACCAGGGAAATATGCAGTGGCTGTAGAAATATTTGCCATTTTAGCTTCTAGTTTTGGATTGCTGGTTGCCATATTTGCCCCAAAGTGCTACATCATCCTTTTACATCCAGAGAGAAACACTAAAAATGCCATAATGGGAAGAGAGACACAAAAGAAATAG